One genomic window of Xanthobacter dioxanivorans includes the following:
- the hydA gene encoding dihydropyrimidinase, which translates to MPEFDLAIRGGTIVTAADTMKADIGIRDGRIATLSASVTGAAREIDATGLLVLPGGIDSHVHISQYQGPDISMADDFASATAAAAAGGNTCVMPFALQQRGTSLRRCVEEYRALAEGRCIIDTAFHLIISDPTPEVLGQELPALVKDGYTSFKVFMTYDDLVLNDRQLLEVFEVARREQALVMVHCEGYDAIRYMTERLERSGQTRPFFHAASRPQVVEREAAHRAISHAELVDVPIVIVHVSGREAMEQVRWAQQRGMKIYAETCPQYITLTAEDLDGLNMEGAKYVCSPPPRDADSQAAIWEGLTQGVFQTFSSDHCPFRYDAVDGKLNPKARTSFRWVPNGIPGVETRLPILFSEGVSKGRISLQTFVALTATNHARLYGLYPQKGSIGVGFDADITLWDPAKRETIRQEILHHGADYTPWEGFAVTGWPVMTLSRGVVVAEDGKVTGTAGHGQILSRDISDFARPRGL; encoded by the coding sequence GGCACCATCGTGACCGCCGCCGACACAATGAAGGCCGATATCGGCATTCGCGATGGCCGCATCGCCACCCTGTCCGCCTCCGTCACCGGCGCCGCGCGCGAGATCGACGCCACCGGCCTTTTGGTGCTGCCGGGTGGCATCGACAGCCATGTCCACATCTCCCAGTATCAGGGACCGGACATCTCCATGGCCGATGATTTCGCAAGCGCCACCGCGGCGGCGGCGGCCGGCGGCAACACCTGCGTGATGCCGTTCGCGCTCCAGCAGCGGGGCACCTCGCTACGCCGGTGCGTGGAAGAGTACCGGGCGCTGGCGGAAGGCCGGTGCATCATCGATACCGCCTTCCACCTGATCATTTCCGACCCGACGCCGGAGGTGCTGGGGCAGGAACTCCCGGCGCTCGTCAAGGATGGCTACACGTCGTTCAAGGTGTTCATGACCTATGACGATCTGGTGCTGAACGACCGTCAGCTCCTGGAGGTGTTCGAGGTCGCCCGGCGCGAGCAGGCGCTGGTCATGGTCCATTGCGAGGGCTATGACGCCATCCGCTACATGACCGAGCGGCTTGAACGCTCCGGCCAAACCCGTCCCTTCTTCCACGCGGCCTCCCGGCCGCAGGTGGTGGAACGCGAGGCCGCCCACCGCGCCATCAGCCATGCCGAACTGGTGGATGTCCCGATCGTGATCGTGCACGTTTCCGGTCGCGAGGCGATGGAACAGGTGCGCTGGGCGCAGCAGCGCGGCATGAAGATCTATGCTGAGACCTGCCCGCAATACATCACCCTGACGGCGGAAGACCTGGATGGGCTCAACATGGAGGGGGCGAAATATGTCTGCTCCCCGCCGCCGCGGGATGCGGACAGCCAAGCCGCCATTTGGGAGGGGCTGACGCAGGGCGTGTTCCAGACCTTCTCGTCGGATCACTGTCCGTTCCGCTACGATGCCGTGGACGGCAAGCTGAACCCAAAGGCACGCACCTCCTTCCGTTGGGTTCCGAACGGCATTCCGGGCGTGGAGACGCGCCTGCCGATCCTGTTCTCGGAAGGGGTATCGAAGGGCCGAATCTCGCTGCAGACCTTCGTGGCGCTGACCGCCACCAACCATGCGCGCCTGTACGGCCTTTATCCGCAGAAGGGCTCCATCGGTGTCGGCTTCGATGCCGACATTACCCTGTGGGATCCAGCCAAGCGCGAAACCATCCGGCAGGAGATCCTCCATCACGGCGCCGACTACACCCCGTGGGAAGGCTTCGCTGTGACGGGTTGGCCGGTGATGACGCTCTCCCGGGGCGTCGTGGTCGCCGAGGATGGCAAGGTGACCGGGACCGCCGGGCATGGGCAGATCCTGTCGCGGGACATTTCCGACTTCGCCCGGCCGCGGGGGCTGTGA
- a CDS encoding AMP-binding protein: protein MIAPDPADASVTFGARLRGHARARGSATAITVLSPDGTAQPIGWEALDRLVDRIAGALMGRGLGQGSVVGIGLPNGLAHIALVLGVWRMGGTVLAFDHRQPAAILAGMWDRAKAALVVVPPAVVPEDHRVAPLPGFWEDVANRAEAVVPDQVSRPGKILLSGGSTGVSKLMADDLPWRFVPGRPWGDVAPALGFRADQVQLVAGAMSHNAPLTWAQMGLFEGHHLVVLEAFGANLALDAIDRFGVGFAMVVPTMMVRMLDADARRPRSLASLEALYHTGAPCPGWLKAAWIERLGPARVTEMYGSGENVGQTIITGTEWLGHRGSVGRPFQSAARIYAAAGALLPAGEVGELFMRRDGHVAPEARVRYLDPGVASREDADGFVSVGDMAFVDGDGYVHLAGRRDDVINSGGVKVHPEKVEAAVLSCPGVRDVVAVGLDDRDWGQRVHVVIEPADPAAPVTLADVRRHCAGLLAADELPKSLSVVAALPRDGFGKVKRRMVQAAEEQHTG, encoded by the coding sequence ATGATCGCTCCCGACCCTGCCGATGCGTCCGTGACCTTCGGCGCCCGCCTACGCGGCCATGCCCGCGCGCGCGGCAGCGCCACGGCCATCACGGTGCTGTCCCCGGACGGCACAGCCCAGCCCATCGGCTGGGAGGCCCTCGACCGCCTGGTGGACCGGATCGCCGGCGCCCTCATGGGTCGGGGCCTCGGGCAGGGCAGCGTGGTGGGCATCGGCCTGCCCAACGGGCTCGCCCACATCGCCCTCGTCCTGGGCGTGTGGCGCATGGGTGGGACCGTGCTGGCCTTCGATCACCGCCAGCCGGCCGCCATCCTGGCCGGCATGTGGGACCGCGCGAAGGCGGCGCTCGTCGTCGTGCCCCCCGCCGTGGTCCCGGAAGATCACCGGGTAGCGCCGCTGCCCGGCTTTTGGGAGGACGTCGCCAATCGGGCGGAGGCGGTCGTGCCCGACCAGGTATCGCGGCCGGGCAAGATCCTGCTCTCCGGCGGGTCCACCGGCGTCTCCAAACTGATGGCCGACGATCTACCCTGGCGCTTCGTGCCCGGCCGGCCCTGGGGGGACGTGGCGCCGGCGCTCGGCTTCCGGGCCGACCAGGTGCAACTGGTGGCGGGCGCCATGTCCCACAACGCGCCGCTCACCTGGGCGCAGATGGGGTTGTTCGAGGGACATCATCTCGTGGTGCTGGAGGCCTTCGGCGCGAACCTTGCGCTCGATGCCATCGACCGTTTCGGCGTCGGGTTCGCCATGGTGGTCCCCACCATGATGGTGCGCATGCTGGATGCAGATGCCCGGCGCCCGCGCAGCCTCGCCTCGCTGGAGGCGCTGTACCACACCGGCGCACCCTGCCCGGGCTGGCTCAAGGCGGCCTGGATCGAGCGCCTCGGTCCGGCGCGGGTGACGGAGATGTACGGCTCCGGCGAGAATGTTGGCCAGACCATCATCACCGGCACCGAATGGCTGGGTCATCGCGGCTCCGTCGGCCGCCCCTTCCAGAGCGCGGCGCGGATTTACGCCGCCGCCGGCGCGCTGCTGCCTGCGGGCGAAGTCGGCGAGCTCTTCATGCGCCGCGACGGCCATGTGGCCCCGGAAGCGCGGGTTCGCTATCTCGACCCCGGCGTGGCTTCCCGCGAGGACGCGGACGGCTTCGTGAGCGTCGGCGACATGGCCTTCGTGGATGGCGACGGTTATGTCCATCTCGCCGGCCGGCGGGACGATGTGATCAACTCCGGCGGCGTGAAGGTGCATCCCGAGAAGGTGGAGGCGGCCGTGCTGTCCTGCCCGGGGGTGCGCGATGTGGTGGCCGTGGGCCTTGATGACCGCGACTGGGGCCAGCGCGTGCATGTGGTGATAGAGCCGGCCGATCCCGCCGCTCCGGTGACGCTGGCTGACGTGCGCCGGCACTGCGCCGGATTGCTCGCGGCCGATGAACTGCCGAAGAGCCTCTCCGTTGTGGCCGCCCTGCCACGGGACGGCTTCGGCAAGGTGAAGCGGCGGATGGTGCAGGCGGCGGAAGAGCAGCACACCGGCTGA
- a CDS encoding dihydrodipicolinate synthase family protein, with translation MVTPFTADGRLDAEGLARFVDWQVREGVHGLIPLGSTGEFLSLTRAERRRVGEIVVEAAAGRVPVLIGTAAEWTNEAVELTREAESIGADGVMIIPPFYSSPTTDEIYAHYRTIAAAIHIPIMIYNNPFTSNVDLPARLVARLSEIDNVSYIKESSGSVPRTAEIIRLCGDRMTVFSGYHPWESYRVGAAGYVSVFSNIAPALSAELYTRTVVENDFAGGRAIADRVAPLLDALAGDLYVSATKAALGMIGQPGGPPRAPRLPLPEDRSAPLKAVLESLCLV, from the coding sequence ATGGTCACCCCGTTCACAGCCGATGGGCGCCTGGACGCGGAGGGGCTCGCCCGCTTTGTGGACTGGCAGGTGCGCGAGGGGGTCCACGGCCTCATTCCGCTCGGCTCCACCGGTGAATTCCTGTCGCTCACCCGCGCCGAGCGCCGCCGGGTGGGCGAGATCGTGGTGGAGGCCGCCGCCGGGCGCGTGCCTGTCCTCATCGGCACCGCGGCCGAGTGGACGAACGAGGCGGTCGAACTGACACGGGAGGCGGAAAGCATCGGCGCCGACGGCGTGATGATCATCCCGCCCTTCTATTCCTCGCCCACGACGGACGAGATCTATGCTCATTACCGGACGATCGCCGCGGCGATCCACATTCCGATCATGATCTACAACAACCCCTTCACGTCCAATGTGGACCTGCCGGCGCGGCTGGTCGCCCGGCTGTCGGAGATCGACAACGTCTCCTACATCAAGGAATCGAGCGGCAGCGTGCCGCGCACGGCGGAGATCATCCGGCTGTGCGGCGACCGCATGACCGTGTTTTCCGGCTATCATCCGTGGGAGAGCTACCGGGTGGGCGCGGCGGGCTATGTCTCCGTCTTCTCCAACATTGCCCCAGCGCTCTCGGCGGAGCTTTACACCCGCACCGTCGTCGAGAACGACTTCGCCGGCGGCCGGGCGATCGCCGACCGCGTCGCCCCGCTGCTGGATGCACTGGCCGGCGACCTTTATGTGTCCGCCACCAAAGCGGCCCTCGGCATGATCGGCCAGCCGGGCGGCCCGCCGCGCGCGCCCCGCCTCCCCCTTCCGGAAGACCGGAGCGCGCCCCTCAAGGCCGTGCTGGAAAGCCTCTGCCTCGTTTGA
- a CDS encoding acyl-CoA dehydrogenase family protein yields the protein MHRLLTGDQRLVIDTARRFAEAEILPAAAAIDRDNRFPRELYRGLAELGLFGIGLAEEKGGAGMDAATACLVMEEIARCSGAVGNAFAIPVEAARFLAEHGGPVHQALVPGVLAGDVIVATAATEPDYGSDVAGLRTQAVRDGDDYVITGTKAWVTFGEIAHVVLVFAKTDPQAGQRGLSCIMVETDRPGISRGKAEELLGMHGLAECGLSFDGVRVPVANRLGPENGAFKMAMANFNFSRLMMASMALGMAQAGLEDALAYSQSRIQFGAPIASFQAVQFMLADMSTEISAARLLIQHAARLMDAGHEIAREAAEAKLFATDMANRAISNALQIHGGNGYSRAYRVERLYRDVRLSQIYEGTNQIQRLIIARQLARAHG from the coding sequence GTGCATCGCTTGCTCACCGGCGACCAGCGCCTCGTCATCGACACGGCCCGCCGCTTTGCCGAGGCCGAGATCTTGCCGGCCGCCGCCGCCATCGACCGGGACAACCGCTTCCCGCGGGAGCTGTATCGCGGGCTGGCGGAGCTCGGCCTGTTCGGCATCGGTCTCGCCGAGGAGAAAGGCGGCGCCGGGATGGACGCGGCCACCGCCTGCCTGGTGATGGAGGAGATCGCCCGCTGCTCAGGCGCCGTGGGCAATGCCTTCGCCATTCCGGTGGAGGCCGCGCGCTTCCTCGCCGAACATGGCGGCCCGGTACATCAGGCCCTCGTGCCGGGTGTGCTCGCCGGCGATGTCATCGTCGCCACCGCCGCGACCGAACCGGATTACGGGTCCGACGTGGCGGGCCTGCGCACCCAAGCGGTGCGTGACGGGGACGATTATGTGATCACCGGCACCAAGGCCTGGGTCACCTTCGGCGAGATCGCCCATGTGGTGCTGGTGTTCGCCAAGACCGACCCGCAGGCGGGCCAACGCGGCCTCAGCTGCATCATGGTGGAGACCGATCGCCCCGGCATCAGCCGCGGCAAGGCCGAGGAGCTCTTGGGCATGCACGGCCTAGCCGAATGCGGCCTCAGCTTCGATGGCGTGCGGGTGCCCGTCGCCAACCGTCTGGGGCCGGAGAACGGCGCCTTCAAGATGGCCATGGCCAACTTCAACTTCTCGCGGTTGATGATGGCCTCCATGGCGCTCGGCATGGCGCAGGCCGGCCTTGAGGATGCCCTGGCCTATTCCCAGAGCCGCATCCAGTTCGGCGCGCCCATCGCCAGCTTCCAGGCAGTTCAGTTCATGCTGGCGGACATGTCCACGGAGATTTCCGCCGCGCGCCTGCTCATCCAGCACGCCGCGCGGCTGATGGATGCCGGCCACGAGATCGCGCGGGAGGCAGCGGAGGCCAAGCTGTTCGCCACCGACATGGCCAACCGCGCCATCTCCAACGCCCTCCAGATCCATGGGGGGAATGGCTATTCCCGCGCCTATCGGGTGGAGCGGCTCTACCGGGATGTCCGCCTCTCCCAGATCTATGAAGGCACCAACCAGATCCAGCGGCTGATCATCGCCCGCCAGCTCGCCCGCGCGCACGGCTGA
- a CDS encoding dihydrodipicolinate synthase family protein, with the protein MTRSVDLSGVTVATILPFHDDFSIDWASYERVLAYCTRPKGIRAVFVNGHAGEGATLNDAERIEVIRRTRAFIGPDVPLLSGIIAWSTAEAVAQAQMAEAAGVDAAVLFPLPQFSGGAGTDPRYALDYVDSVLAATSLPLSIFQQPVASGYGFSSAILGELVARPRVIAVKEGSGDIGLYEDNLRRIKAVAPGCYMLPSNYHWLVAQVAIGADGILSGMASLIPDLLSDLWSAAEAGDLHTLRALNDQLYPIVRTIYGAPPLIEMHTRIKVALQHLGLIASAVPRRPLLPVPADVAARVGQTVDAAGLARLLSA; encoded by the coding sequence TTGACCCGATCTGTCGACCTGTCCGGCGTCACCGTCGCCACCATCCTGCCCTTTCACGACGATTTCTCCATCGACTGGGCGAGCTATGAGCGGGTGCTGGCCTATTGCACCCGGCCGAAGGGCATTCGCGCCGTCTTCGTCAACGGCCATGCCGGCGAGGGCGCGACCCTTAACGATGCCGAGCGCATCGAGGTCATCCGCCGCACCCGTGCCTTCATCGGCCCGGACGTGCCGCTCCTGAGCGGCATCATCGCCTGGTCCACCGCCGAGGCCGTGGCCCAGGCACAGATGGCAGAAGCGGCCGGCGTGGATGCCGCCGTGCTTTTTCCCCTGCCGCAATTCTCCGGCGGCGCGGGTACGGACCCGCGCTATGCGCTGGACTATGTGGACAGCGTGCTCGCCGCCACCTCTTTGCCCCTCTCCATCTTCCAGCAGCCGGTGGCGTCGGGCTACGGCTTCTCCTCCGCTATTCTCGGCGAACTGGTCGCCCGTCCGCGCGTGATCGCGGTGAAGGAAGGCAGCGGCGACATCGGCCTCTATGAGGACAACCTGCGCCGCATCAAGGCCGTCGCGCCGGGCTGCTACATGCTGCCCTCCAACTATCACTGGCTGGTGGCGCAGGTGGCCATCGGCGCGGACGGCATCCTCTCGGGCATGGCGAGCCTCATTCCAGACCTCCTCAGCGACCTCTGGTCCGCCGCCGAGGCCGGCGACCTGCATACCCTGCGGGCGCTGAACGACCAGCTCTACCCCATCGTGCGCACCATCTACGGCGCCCCGCCGCTGATCGAGATGCATACGCGCATCAAGGTGGCGCTTCAGCATCTGGGTCTGATCGCCTCCGCCGTGCCCCGCCGACCGCTGCTGCCCGTGCCCGCCGACGTAGCGGCGCGCGTGGGCCAGACCGTGGATGCCGCCGGCCTTGCCCGTCTCCTCTCCGCCTGA
- a CDS encoding GntR family transcriptional regulator, with product MTLSPRSARQTPAGENGEDAASNSVEQACLLIRQDILSGHYAPGARIKVADLSSRFGFSAMPLREALRKLEGEGLVEIEPNRGATVRKLDRSFIEDLFELNAELQLLAIRRFLRVMTLDKLDELEARATAYAEAVAAGDRERGVRLNRDLHARMVEFGGNREALRMFLRGWELIGAFRLRFGYGPGRERGLVREHRLLLDALRRQDLQMAEAIIRMQQAAVLEDLFAQLGDEGR from the coding sequence ATGACACTTTCCCCCCGCTCCGCCCGGCAGACCCCGGCCGGGGAAAATGGCGAGGACGCCGCCAGCAATTCGGTCGAGCAGGCCTGCCTGCTGATCCGGCAGGACATTCTCTCGGGCCATTACGCGCCGGGCGCCCGCATCAAGGTGGCGGATCTTTCCAGCCGCTTCGGCTTCTCGGCCATGCCCCTGCGCGAAGCCCTGCGCAAGCTGGAAGGCGAGGGGCTGGTGGAAATCGAGCCCAATCGCGGCGCCACGGTTCGCAAGCTTGATCGCAGCTTCATCGAGGATCTGTTCGAGCTGAACGCCGAATTGCAGTTGCTCGCCATCCGCCGCTTCCTGCGCGTGATGACGCTGGACAAGCTCGACGAACTGGAGGCGCGGGCGACGGCCTATGCGGAGGCCGTGGCGGCGGGCGACCGGGAGCGCGGCGTGCGTCTCAACCGGGACCTGCACGCCCGCATGGTGGAGTTCGGCGGCAATCGGGAGGCGCTGCGCATGTTCCTGCGCGGCTGGGAACTCATCGGCGCCTTCCGCCTGCGTTTCGGCTACGGACCGGGCCGCGAGCGCGGCCTGGTGCGCGAGCACCGGCTGCTGCTGGATGCGCTGCGCCGGCAGGACCTCCAGATGGCCGAAGCCATCATTCGCATGCAGCAGGCCGCCGTGCTGGAGGACCTGTTCGCGCAGCTGGGCGACGAGGGACGCTGA
- a CDS encoding ABC transporter substrate-binding protein codes for MRKFMALSVLLGALGAAQAATAADCTPKVSADHLVTPGKLQMSTNPTLPPQQFIDEKGELRGLNVELGKAIAKKLCLDMEFVRMDMPSMLPALKAKRFDGIDTGMFWTEERSKLMFMIPYAQQAVSIYTSPDSKLEIAKFEDLAGHTVGIETGTYQEKQAKLLNEKMVAAGMKPIEFRSFKTASETTAALKAGQVEAGINIDETARVLEEKGLAKIKVQGLNGTDITIDFIDRTLADAVVKALVELNADGTYDKLFDTFKMTRLKDRNFAIRGPGPAQ; via the coding sequence ATGCGCAAATTCATGGCTCTCTCCGTCCTGCTCGGCGCCCTCGGTGCCGCCCAGGCGGCCACCGCCGCAGACTGCACGCCCAAGGTTTCGGCCGACCACCTGGTCACACCCGGCAAGCTGCAGATGTCCACCAATCCCACCCTGCCGCCGCAGCAGTTCATAGATGAGAAGGGCGAGCTTCGAGGCCTTAACGTGGAACTCGGCAAGGCCATCGCCAAGAAGCTCTGCCTGGACATGGAATTCGTGCGCATGGACATGCCCTCCATGCTTCCCGCGCTGAAGGCCAAGCGCTTCGACGGCATCGACACGGGCATGTTCTGGACCGAGGAGCGCTCGAAGCTGATGTTCATGATTCCCTATGCCCAGCAGGCGGTGAGCATCTACACGTCGCCTGACAGCAAGCTGGAGATCGCCAAGTTCGAAGATCTGGCCGGCCACACCGTGGGCATCGAGACGGGGACCTATCAGGAGAAGCAGGCCAAGCTCCTCAATGAGAAGATGGTCGCCGCCGGCATGAAGCCCATCGAGTTCCGCTCCTTCAAGACGGCGTCCGAGACCACCGCCGCCCTGAAGGCCGGTCAGGTCGAGGCCGGCATCAACATCGATGAGACTGCGCGCGTGCTCGAGGAAAAGGGCCTGGCCAAGATCAAGGTGCAGGGGCTGAACGGCACCGACATCACCATCGATTTCATCGACCGCACGCTGGCGGATGCGGTGGTGAAGGCGCTCGTCGAGCTCAATGCCGACGGCACCTATGACAAGCTCTTCGACACCTTCAAGATGACCCGCCTGAAGGACCGCAACTTCGCCATCCGCGGGCCCGGCCCGGCGCAGTGA
- a CDS encoding MaoC family dehydratase, translating into MSDVEPLSLTGGTDRTGTTMSSTPVRAQIPRDVYYEDVEIGARYRTPARTISAADIAAFCAVTGDHHPLHTDAAYARSQGFADVIVHGLFCLSIMEGLKTASGLYEHTSVASLGWDAVKFRAPVVAGDTVHVEFAFTAKRPASRGDRGVVTEDVLLLDQAGRVVVSAIHAALVIMRPNANQD; encoded by the coding sequence ATGTCAGATGTCGAGCCCCTCTCGCTGACCGGCGGGACGGACCGGACTGGAACCACCATGAGCTCAACTCCGGTCCGGGCGCAGATCCCGCGCGACGTTTATTACGAGGACGTGGAGATCGGCGCGCGGTATCGCACGCCGGCGCGCACCATTTCGGCCGCCGACATCGCCGCTTTCTGCGCGGTGACGGGCGACCACCATCCCCTTCACACCGACGCCGCCTACGCCCGCAGCCAGGGCTTTGCCGACGTGATCGTCCATGGGCTCTTCTGCCTTTCCATCATGGAGGGGCTGAAGACGGCGAGCGGCCTTTACGAGCATACCTCGGTCGCCTCCCTCGGCTGGGATGCGGTGAAGTTCCGCGCGCCGGTGGTGGCTGGCGACACGGTGCATGTGGAGTTTGCCTTCACCGCCAAGCGACCCGCCTCCCGGGGGGACCGCGGCGTCGTCACCGAGGACGTGCTGCTCCTCGACCAGGCCGGGCGCGTGGTGGTGAGCGCCATCCACGCGGCCCTCGTGATCATGCGTCCAAACGCAAACCAGGACTAA
- a CDS encoding amino acid ABC transporter ATP-binding protein — protein MKTVTPSAGRAGEWAVRMEAVYKRFGDFTALREVDLTVKKGETVVICGPSGSGKSTLIRCVNGTEKHDDGLIYVNGIEMTKANVDKVRRETGMVFQNFNLFPHMTILENCVLAPMSTLKMPRKEAEALAMALLQKVRVEDQARKFPSQLSGGQQQRVAIARALAMNPKVMLFDEPTSALDPEMVKEVLETMKSLAQEGMTMMCVTHEMGFAREVSDRVIFMNEGQIMEIEKPEAFFGNPKSERAKLFLSQIIH, from the coding sequence ATGAAAACTGTCACTCCATCCGCCGGGCGGGCCGGTGAATGGGCGGTGCGCATGGAGGCCGTCTACAAGCGGTTCGGTGATTTCACCGCGCTGCGCGAGGTCGATCTCACGGTGAAGAAGGGCGAGACCGTGGTGATCTGCGGACCCTCCGGCTCCGGCAAATCCACGCTTATCCGCTGCGTCAACGGCACTGAGAAGCACGATGACGGGCTGATCTACGTCAACGGCATCGAGATGACGAAGGCCAACGTGGACAAGGTCCGGCGCGAAACCGGCATGGTCTTCCAGAACTTCAACCTGTTCCCCCACATGACCATCCTGGAGAATTGCGTGCTCGCCCCCATGAGTACGCTGAAAATGCCGCGCAAGGAGGCCGAGGCGTTGGCCATGGCCCTCCTGCAGAAGGTGCGCGTGGAGGACCAGGCGCGCAAATTTCCGAGCCAGTTGTCCGGTGGTCAGCAGCAGCGCGTCGCCATCGCGCGGGCGCTGGCGATGAATCCGAAGGTCATGCTGTTCGACGAACCCACCTCCGCCCTCGACCCCGAGATGGTGAAGGAAGTTCTGGAAACCATGAAGTCCCTGGCCCAGGAGGGAATGACCATGATGTGCGTCACGCACGAGATGGGATTCGCTCGGGAAGTTTCCGATCGCGTGATCTTCATGAACGAGGGGCAGATCATGGAGATCGAGAAGCCCGAGGCGTTCTTCGGCAATCCGAAGTCGGAGCGGGCAAAGCTCTTCCTCAGCCAGATCATCCATTGA
- a CDS encoding amino acid ABC transporter permease, with the protein MHYFNVDAFIGYLSNWFLIGGVGVTVALTVAGVIGGLVLGMGIALLKVADARPLNWIAGFYIWLFRGTPLLVQLVVIYTGLPQLGIKLGAVESALLGLVLHEAAYLAEIIRSGFLSVPVGQREAAWALSLGRGTAFWRVILPQAFRLMIPPLGNSINGLLKATSLASVISVEELMRRSEMLMQEQFLTLEVYAAAAVYYLVLTTLWDLIQRPLEKHFGRSIKKGGR; encoded by the coding sequence ATGCATTATTTCAACGTCGATGCCTTCATTGGATACCTAAGCAACTGGTTTCTCATCGGTGGCGTTGGTGTCACCGTCGCGCTGACGGTTGCCGGGGTGATCGGGGGGCTGGTGCTCGGCATGGGCATCGCCCTCCTGAAGGTGGCGGATGCACGGCCTCTCAACTGGATCGCCGGCTTCTACATCTGGCTGTTCCGGGGCACGCCGCTTCTGGTCCAACTGGTGGTGATCTACACCGGCCTGCCGCAGCTCGGCATCAAGCTCGGCGCCGTGGAATCGGCCCTTCTCGGGCTCGTGCTGCATGAAGCCGCTTACTTGGCGGAGATCATCCGCTCGGGCTTCCTGTCGGTTCCCGTGGGCCAGCGGGAGGCGGCCTGGGCGCTGAGCCTCGGCCGGGGCACCGCCTTCTGGCGCGTGATCCTGCCTCAGGCCTTCCGCCTCATGATCCCGCCGCTCGGAAATTCCATCAATGGCCTCCTCAAGGCGACGTCGCTCGCCTCGGTGATTTCGGTGGAAGAGCTCATGCGGCGCTCCGAAATGCTGATGCAGGAGCAGTTCCTGACGCTGGAAGTCTATGCGGCGGCCGCCGTCTACTATCTCGTGCTCACGACGCTCTGGGATCTGATCCAGCGCCCGCTGGAGAAGCATTTCGGCCGTTCCATCAAGAAGGGAGGCCGCTGA
- a CDS encoding ABC transporter substrate-binding protein yields MTKILSTFIATKTLGPVLALAVLGASALQAAAACVAEIKAADLVTPGSVQLSINPTNPPQQYVDSDGTLKGLNVELANEIAPRICTPVTLVRMDFPGMIPAVKAGRIDGMNTGMFWNEERSKILFMVPYGVQSLSVVVASDKNVVVKSAADLAGSAVGVETNSYQEKWLTTYSEKLVAEGAKPITIRAFKTATDVTGALLAGQVDSALLIDSVAHTLVEKGRVRESVTGLGENRMSMAFRNKAVAEAVVKALASMQEDGTYKKLFDKFGLRGLPAGQVVAIVGPGPQ; encoded by the coding sequence ATGACCAAGATATTGAGCACGTTCATCGCGACCAAGACGCTGGGCCCGGTCCTGGCATTGGCCGTCCTGGGCGCAAGCGCGCTTCAGGCTGCGGCCGCCTGCGTGGCCGAAATCAAGGCCGCGGATCTGGTGACGCCGGGCAGCGTGCAACTCTCCATCAATCCCACCAATCCGCCCCAGCAATATGTCGATTCCGACGGCACGCTGAAAGGCCTCAATGTGGAGCTGGCGAACGAGATCGCGCCCCGGATCTGCACGCCCGTCACCCTTGTCCGCATGGACTTTCCAGGCATGATTCCGGCGGTGAAGGCCGGCCGGATCGACGGCATGAACACCGGCATGTTCTGGAACGAGGAGCGCTCCAAGATCCTCTTCATGGTGCCCTATGGCGTGCAGAGCCTGTCCGTCGTTGTGGCTTCGGACAAGAATGTAGTTGTCAAATCGGCGGCAGATCTGGCCGGCAGCGCGGTCGGCGTCGAAACCAACAGCTATCAGGAAAAATGGCTGACGACCTACAGCGAGAAGCTGGTCGCAGAGGGCGCCAAACCCATCACCATACGTGCCTTCAAGACCGCCACCGACGTCACCGGCGCACTTCTGGCCGGCCAGGTGGACAGTGCCCTTCTGATCGACAGCGTCGCCCACACCCTCGTAGAGAAAGGCCGGGTGCGCGAGAGCGTTACCGGCCTCGGCGAGAACCGCATGTCCATGGCCTTCCGCAACAAGGCGGTGGCGGAAGCGGTGGTGAAAGCCCTCGCGTCCATGCAGGAAGACGGAACCTACAAGAAATTGTTCGACAAGTTCGGCCTCCGCGGCCTCCCCGCCGGCCAAGTGGTCGCCATCGTCGGCCCAGGTCCGCAGTAA